One Callithrix jacchus isolate 240 chromosome 4, calJac240_pri, whole genome shotgun sequence genomic window, CTTTGTgtaagcaacatggctgtttattcactcaGGGGCAGGCTGAGTCCAAAAACAGTCAGCGGAGGGCAGTGGATatgagttggttttataggtttggggtaggcagtggaaagttacagaagttacagttcagggcagtttttgcaagctgggagggggtcattgAGTCCGGAGTCACAAGGTTGACCTATCAGTTGAGCAAGGTCAGATACAAAGTCcagttgccttatcagttgaggcagaaATAAGGAATAGAAGAATGTTtcaaagctgtaatcccagcactttgggaggccgaggcgggtggatcacaaggtcaacagatcgagaccatcttggtcaacatggtgaaaccccgtctctactaaaattacaaaaaattagctgggcatggtggtgcgtgcctgtaatcccagctgctcgggaggctgaggaaggagaattgcctgaacccaggaggtggaaattgcggtgagccgagatcgcgccattgcactccagcctgggtaacaagagcgaaactccgtctcaaaaaaaaaaaaaaaaaaaaaaaaaaagtttcaaagcgAATTAGGCACTGCAGGGTTGGtcattcttctctttttgtgtttttccagttacttcaggctttctagttccaggaactcCTCTGGAGGTGTATGTGCAGGTCACAGAAGTTACCATGCCGTCCATGGCACAGTCGGCCTAAAAGACCTTCCATgtggtccaggcacagtggctcacaactgtaatcccagccctttgggaggtcaaggcgggaagatcactaggtcaagagatgagaccatcctggccaacatggtgaaacaccatcttttctaaaaatacaaaaattagtcaggcatgctggtacacacctgtagtcccagccacttcagaggctgaggcagaagaattgcttgaacccggaaggcagaggttgcagtgactgctCCACTGTGcttagcctggtgacagagtgagactccatctcaaaaaaaaaagaccttacaTGCACAGCGACAAACCACAGCCAGCCAGTTGTTTCTGAAGGAAGGATACTGGTTGATACTGCGCCCCTTATGTTTGAGGcaccctccctctttttttttttttttttttttgagacgaaattttgctcttgttacccaggctggagtgcaatggcacgatctcggctcactgcaacctccacctcctgggttcaagcaattctcctgcctcagcctcccaaatagctgggactacaggcgcgtgccaccacacgcagctaatttttgtatttttagtagagacggggtttcaccatgttgaccaggatggtctcgatctcttgaccacgtgatccacccgccttggcctctcaaaagtactaggattataggcgtgagccaccgcgcccggcctttttttttttttttttttttttttaagatgaagtcttcctctgtcacccagactagagtgcagtggggtgatctctgctcactgcaatctctgcctcccaggttcaagcaattctcctgccttagtctcctgaatatctgggattagaggtgcctgccaccatgcccagctaattttttacttttagtagagatggggtttcactatgttgaccaggctggtcttaaaactcctgacctcaagcgatctgcctgcctcagcctcccaaaatgctgggattacagctgtgatgggattacagccatgagccaccgcctGGCTGAGGCTCCCTCCCTTTCATGCTGAGGCACTGGGGATAGGTGACAGTGACTGAGGTCAGAGCCTTTTCTCACCTGCCCCTACTCTGCATCACGATCAGGTGGTGAAAACTCAAAGCAGTAATGTTTGCATTGGCCTGGATTTCCCGAAGTGTAACCAagcctccattttcttttaattttcaggtCAAAGTGGGAGATACATTGGATGTTCTCATTGGAGAGGATAAAGAAGCAGGAACAGAGACAGTTATGCGGATTCTCCTGAAAAAAGTGTTTGAAGAGAAGACTGAAAGTGACAAATTCAGAGTGTTGTTACGGCGGTGGAAAAACTTAAAGTTGCCTAAGAAGAGAATGTCTAAATAAATGGATTGCTTTATAGCAATAAAGCTGCTTTCTAGTGGTAGAGGAAAGGGTCAACTGAAAAGGAGGacgtttttattaaaataaagttcTCTTAGCGTTTGTGGAATCTGCTGAGCCATTTTGTGGAAATTGGAATTCATATCCGGAGACACTGCCCACGGcctgcccctccccaccactGCCCACCTTGATTCATGCTCCTTTGACCTCTTGTGAGAACCCTTTTGCCCAGAGTGAAACATGTGCAGAATGAACTAAGCCCCAGAGGGTTCTAAGGGCTTGCCTGCTGTTTCCCACATAAACTACCTCAGGAGTCACTATCAAATAAACTGGCCTTGTTGTCTCttagtgtttttatttaaaatgttccctGTCCAGCTGGGCCAGATTCCCAGGTTCAGGCTGCTTTAGGCAAAACCAAGCAAAGTCAAGGTACCTTCAGATGGTTAGGGGAGACCCTCTGGAAGAGCCCTTTCTCCCCTGCCCTTCTGAATTACCACCAGGGGCACTTAGCTCCCTTCAGTGTATCTTCACAAGTctggataaataaaattgttaaaactaATTTCAAACCAGCTAGTTAGAGCCCATTTGAAATTGTTTGGGCCAGGGGGTCCATAAACTAAGGTGGCCAAAGACTTGTTTTTGTATCGCCcttgagctaagaatggtttttatatcACACACCCAGAGATCCGTGGCctacaaaatctaaaatatttactttaaaaaaaacattttggctgggcgcagtggctcacacctctaatcccagcattttgggaggcccaggcaggcagatcacctgaggtcaggagtttgagaccagcctggccaacatggagaaaccccatctctactaaaaatagaaaattagccagatgtggcggcacatgcctataatcccagctgctggagaggctgaggcaagagaatcacttgaacccgggaggcagaggttgtggtgagccgagatcacaccattgcactccagactgggcaatgagtgaaagaaactccatctcaaaaaaaattttttggccgggtgcagtggctcaggcctgtaatcccagcacttcaggaggccgaggcaggcagatcacctgaggtcaggagttcaagaccagcctggctaacatggtaaaaccctgtctctactaaacagaaaactagctgggcatggtggtgggtgcctataatcccagctacttgggaggtttagacaagagagtcacttgaacctgggagtcggaggttgcagtgagtcaaggtcatgccattgcactccaacctggacaagagtgaaactctgtctcaaaattaaaaaaaaaaaacaaaaaacttttagcTGAgaacagtggcttacacctgcaaacccagcattttgggaggccaacgcaggtggatcgcttaatcctaggagtttgagaccagcctgagggcGACATAGTGAAACttcctctctcttaaaaaaaaaaaaaaaaaccgtactTTTATAGAGGTGggtcctctgttgcccaggctgtttccaacttctgggctcaggtgacacTTCAGCttactaaagtgctgggattacaggcatgagccattgtgcttggccaatgcctaaaatatttactatccacTTTACAGAAAAGTTTTTTGACCTGGTTTAGGGTAAAGGTTTAATTTTTGGGTGAAAGGAAATGTACCTGTTTTATCAGTGAAGAGAATAAAACCAATTCTAATTCTTAAAGTGTTATAAAAGGGATGAAAGCTTAACAGAGTAGTATGGTGGTGTAGACACACATAATGTACATTATCTAAGAAAGGACATATGGATAAATAGGCCAGTCTGTAGATTCCCAGGAGCTGTTTTATGGCACTTGAAGAGGTCTCATCTCCAATAAGATTTGTTAGATTATGTCACATCAAAAAGACTGGCAGacccaggcacggtgactcacacctgtaattccaacacttgaggctgaggcaggtggattacttaaggtgaggaatttgagaccaccctggccaccatgacaaaactccatctctagtaaaaatacaaaaattagccaggcatggtggcacacgcctgtagtctcagctacttgggagactgaggcaggagaattgcctgaacccaggagtcagagtttgcagtgagcagagatcacacccctgcactccagcctggctgaggaGGGAAAGACTCTgtctacaaacaaaacaaaaaagacagaaaaactctGTATCTGGGCTCTTATTTGTCCCCTCCCCAGGAATTCCTGAGAATGCTGAATTAGCTGGCAGTGAAGAGAAACTTCTGTAGCCCAAAGCAGTGGGATATTTGGGCCCATGAGTCTGGAACTGATTAACCAGCTTGTTTTTCATAAGACtcaggaaattttttttgtttgtttttttgagatggaatctctgtcacccaggctggagtgcaatgccacagtctcggctcactgcaacctctgcctcccaggttcaagtgattctcctgcctcagcctcttgagtagctgggattacaggtgcccgtcaccacgccctcctaatttttgtatttttagtagagatagggtttcaccatgttggccaggctggtctcaaactcctgacctcatgatctgcccgccttggcctcccaaagtgttgggattacaagtgtgagccaccgcgcccagccaattgatatttatttgaaaagttgccgggcgcagtggctcaagcctgtaatcccagcactttgggaggccgaggcaggtggatcacgaggtcaagagatggagaccatcctggtcaacatggtgaaaccccatctctactaaaaatacaaaaaaaaaaataagctgagcacggtggcgcgcgcctgtagtcccagctactctggaggctgaggcaggagaattgcctgaacccaggaggtggaggttgcagtgggccgagaatgcgccattgcactccagcctgggtaacaagagcgaaactccgtctcggaaaaaaaaaaaaaaattatcccccAGGAAAAGTAGtaagtgctattttttttttgtttgtttgtttgtttgagacggagtttcgctcgttacccagactggagtgcaatggcgcgatctcggcccaccgcaacctccgcctcctgggttcaggcaattctcttgcctcagcctccagagtagctgggactacaggcacgcgccaccatgcccagctaattttttgtatttttagtagagacggggtttcaccatgttgaccaggatggtctcgatctcttgacctcgtgatccacccgccttggcctcccaaagtgctgggattacaggcttgagccaccgcgcctggctgcaaCATGCACTTCTTATAACATCTTTCTTATACACCCAAGCCTCACAGCCTGCTGCTTCTGCCTTTTGGTAGCTGCTACCTCCCAATCTATAGCTTGGAATTCCTGGAAGGGCACTGAAACTGGACGTGGCTTTCCATTTACTATTCCTCTCAAAGACACTTTGCtggccccccccttttttttgtcaTAAAGTTTCTCGTTCAACATTATTGCTAATGGATTGGGTATATATAATATCAAAAGTGGGATGGTCCTGAAGGCATGGATCtcaataaagttttgttttgtttttttttgagacaaagtcttgctctgttacacaaactggagtgcagtggtgtgatatcaactgattgcaacctccacctcccagcttcaagcgattcttgtccctcagcctcccaagtagctggaactacaggtatacaccaccatgctcagctaactttttgtatttttaggagagacaggatctcaccaggctggtatggaactcctgagctaaggcaatccgcccaccttggcctcccaaagtgctaggattacaagcgtgagccactgcacccggctccaATACACTTCCCAATTCTAACAGAGATGTCATTTGCACTCAGTGGACCTTCTCtgggacttttttcttttgagacagaatctcactctgtcactcaggctggagtgcaatggtgtgatctcagttcactgcaacctctgcctccctggttcaagcgattattctgcctcagcctcccgaataactgagattacaggtacctgccaccatgcctgactaatttttcatatttttcatagaaacagggttttgccatgttggccaggctggtcttgaactcctgacctcaggtgatccacccacctcagcctcccaaagtgctgggattacaggcatgagccaccacatgtgaCCAATGGGACTTTCTTTATTCTCAAAGTTAGTGACACCTTCCCCAAGGCAGACAAGTGAAGTCCTGAAGATCACAGTCAAGGCTGGGCAACCGACAACAGTGTCGAAAATGGAGAATTTCTGTTTAGAGGTCAGGAAGGGACTCACTTCTGGAGCCTCACTCAGAGTAGTCACTATTGGACACTGCTTCACAGAATGCCTGGAGAATTTGTAGGAGAAAtcccttaattcttttttttttccaagtaacccttattttacttaaaccCTTTAATTCTTGATTCTAAGATAGACAAATGAAAGGTGAGGCTAAAATGATAGAGGCCAACTCTTTGGATTTAAGCAATGCTGTCAGTATTAACCACCTGACGACAAGGCACCTATCACCAGGGCCTTCCTTACCTATGCTGAAGTATACGCCTCTTTGCGCATGGAACTGTGCCTGGGCTAAGATTTCAGCTTGTCAAAACCAATACCCTGTGTCAGAAAGAGCACAAGCTACACCACAACATCAGGGCTCTTGAATTCTGCTGTCAGCACTCCTAGCACACTTAGAAACTATGTTTGTCTCTAGAGAAACAGGAGTCAGGAAACGCTGGAGTGCCCCAGGTGTGTCTCAGGCCAGAGCCCAGCCTGATTCCATCTGTGAAGGCTCAGCTGTCTTCACTGTGAGGAGTCGTCAAGCTTCCCATCTGGTTCCATCCACGTTCATCACCTGAGAGATACCAGGTTTTGTGCTGTTTACTACCAGAACCTTCTCTTCAAGCTCAAGTGGGCTTCATAACTATCAAGTCATGAGGTTGGGACTTGTTAGAATTCTGGATTGCTGCCCAGCAGATAGCTAGTCCTCCAAATATATTGGCTGAATGAAGCAACAGCCTTACAGGCAGAGATATTCTTATTGCATTCCTTACTTTATTTTCTGTGGCATTGAAACATTTCCCGGTTTGGGGCGGGTGGTGGGGAGAagctgttttttgagatggagtttctctcttgttgcccaggcttgagattgtgccattgtactccaacatgggccacaagagcaagactctatctcaaaaaaaaaaaaaaaattcaccctcgatctctctttctctctgtctctcgcgCCTGAACTCCCCAAACTCGGGAGCTactggaggctaaagcaggagaattgcttgaattgggactcgggaggtggaggttgcagtgagccaagatcgcaccactgcactccagcctgggctacagagcaacacttcgtctaaaaaaagaaaataacatatcaAGTTACCAGCATATCCTGACCCACTACAGGTGCTCAAAAATGAGAGCTATTATTAGAAAGAGaactctgtaatcccaggacgCGCACTTCTGAATCCACAGGTGTCACACTGTATGTAGGAGCTCCTGGAAGGAGAGGCTGTAGCATTACAAGCTCTCAACCTGTATTAGGGACACAGTTCACCATCAAGAATACAAAGACTGTTTAGAAGAACAAATGAATTTACTCCTTAAAATAAGATCAATAGCCTTCCCCGTGAAGAAACCTTCTGTCAAGTGCTGTGGGTGACCAGTGCCCATAAGCCCTGATGCTGAAGCATTTAGTAAACCGGCCTCTCCCCACCGACCTGAAAGCTAAGATTTAGTTTCCTAAGATTTAAAGAAGCAGTCAGTTTTATTTGAATACAACAGGAAACCACATATTTCAGCTCAGATCTATTGCTACTACCCAGGAAAATGCTAACCTTTCAGTTTCTCTACCACACGGCACATTTTAGGAAGTTACCTCAGCGCTTTGGTTCTCCCCGGTGGTTCCAGGACCAGCATTTCCAGCATCACGTGAGAACTTGTTGGAAATCcaattttttggctgggcgcggtggctcatgcctgtaatcctagcactttgggagaccgaggcgggcagactgcctgagctcaggacttcgcgaccaggctgggcaacacggtgaaaccccgtctatgctaaaataatacaaaaaactagGCGGGCGTGgcggcgggcgcctgtaatcccagctactcgggaggctgaagcaagataattgcttgaacccaggaggcagaggttgcagtgattcgagactgcgccactgcactccagcctgggagacaagagcgagactcaaaaaagaaaagaataagaaaaaaataataataatgcaaattATTGGGCCCCACCCCAGGGCTACTGCATCAGAATCTCTGCGGGTGGTTCATGGCAATCTGTTTTAACTTGTTtcctggtgattctgatgcagattAATTCTGAGACCCACTGCAGTAGCGGATGTAGATGTAATCCCACCCAAACCCCTTTTCCGGGCACCACGCCCTGGTTGTTGAGGACTGGCTGCTAATCACCACAGCGGCGCCTCTGGAGCCTCGTCCTTGGACGAACGGAACCGTCAGCTCGGGACACTGCCCCTTTCCCAGGGAAGACCTTAGACAATGACCCACCAGCCCCTTTGCCTCAAACAGAACTAATTCTGCCATAC contains:
- the MTRES1 gene encoding mitochondrial transcription rescue factor 1 isoform X2, which gives rise to MCHISLNAEEEEEEEELDLLSQGWQRLKEICIKVEDAFYKGELRLNEEKLWKKSRTVKVGDTLDVLIGEDKEAGTETVMRILLKKVFEEKTESDKFRVLLRRWKNLKLPKKRMSK